Proteins encoded together in one Catellatospora citrea window:
- the thrB gene encoding homoserine kinase produces MTISFAPGAYTVHTPATSANLGPGFDALGLALDLCDEVTAWVADDGKTTVEVTGEGAGELPQDETHLIVHAMRETFTELGVQPAGLGLRCVNRIPQARGMGSSSAAITAGVTLANALAGGRLSRADEVRIAGRIEGHPDNIAPCLLGGFTIAWTEAGGARAVALPVAPEIRPTVFVPAVRGLTAHARAALPATVPHADAAFNAGRAALLTHALTSAPGLLFEATEDRLHQGYRAAGMPETAALVAQLRAAGVAAVVSGAGPSVLALSPLPSGFRPGGSWLAHTLAVFAGGARVSAGRIPG; encoded by the coding sequence GTGACGATCTCCTTCGCGCCAGGGGCGTACACCGTCCACACGCCCGCCACCAGCGCCAACCTCGGGCCGGGCTTCGACGCCCTGGGCCTGGCGCTCGACCTCTGCGACGAGGTCACCGCCTGGGTGGCCGACGACGGCAAGACGACCGTCGAGGTGACCGGTGAGGGCGCGGGCGAGCTGCCCCAGGACGAGACGCACCTGATCGTGCACGCGATGCGGGAGACGTTCACCGAGCTGGGCGTCCAGCCCGCCGGGCTGGGCCTGCGCTGCGTCAACCGGATCCCGCAGGCGCGCGGCATGGGCTCGTCCAGCGCCGCGATCACGGCCGGGGTGACCCTGGCCAACGCGCTGGCCGGCGGGCGGCTGAGCCGGGCCGACGAGGTGCGCATCGCGGGCCGGATCGAGGGGCACCCGGACAACATCGCGCCGTGCCTGCTGGGCGGCTTCACCATCGCCTGGACCGAGGCCGGCGGGGCGCGGGCCGTCGCGCTGCCGGTCGCCCCCGAGATCCGGCCGACGGTGTTCGTGCCCGCCGTACGCGGCCTGACCGCCCACGCGCGGGCCGCGCTGCCGGCCACGGTGCCGCACGCCGACGCCGCCTTCAACGCGGGCCGGGCGGCCCTGCTGACCCACGCCCTGACCAGCGCCCCCGGCCTGCTGTTCGAGGCCACCGAGGACCGTCTTCACCAGGGCTATCGGGCCGCGGGAATGCCGGAGACCGCCGCGCTGGTTGCACAGCTGCGGGCGGCCGGCGTCGCCGCCGTGGTGAGCGGGGCCGGGCCGAGCGTGCTGGCGCTTTCGCCCCTGCCGTCCGGTTTCCGGCCCGGGGGGAGTTGGTTGGCACACACTCTCGCGGTGTTCGCTGGTGGCGCCCGCGTTTCGGCGGGTAGGATCCCTGGTTAG
- the thrC gene encoding threonine synthase yields MWRGLIEQYRDRLPVTDKTPVITLHEGNTPLVPAPVLSDRTGCDVYLKVEGANPTGSFKDRGMTVAVSTAVEHGAKAIICASTGNTSASAAAYAARAGITCAVLVPQGKIALGKLAQALVHGAKLLQVSGNFDDCLAMAGKLSQDYPVALVNSVNIDRLHGQKTAAFEIVEALGDAPDIHCLPVGNAGNISAYWMGYNEDVAAGNATKAPKMYGFQAAGSAPIVNGAVVPNPSTIATAIRIGNPASWTKALDARDASGGLIDAVTDREILSAYRLLAREVGVFVELGSAASVAGLLQAAAAGKVPHGSRIVCTVTGHGLKDPEWAISTAPAPTTIGNDPLAAARELGLA; encoded by the coding sequence ATGTGGCGTGGGTTGATCGAGCAGTACCGGGACCGGCTGCCGGTCACGGACAAGACGCCCGTGATCACGCTGCACGAGGGCAACACGCCGCTGGTGCCCGCCCCCGTGTTGTCCGACCGCACCGGGTGTGACGTCTACCTGAAGGTCGAGGGCGCCAACCCGACCGGCTCCTTCAAGGACCGGGGCATGACGGTGGCCGTCTCCACCGCCGTCGAGCACGGCGCGAAGGCGATCATCTGCGCGTCCACCGGCAACACCTCCGCCAGCGCCGCGGCGTACGCCGCCCGTGCCGGCATCACCTGCGCGGTGCTCGTGCCGCAGGGCAAGATCGCGCTGGGCAAGCTGGCCCAGGCGCTCGTGCACGGTGCGAAGCTGCTGCAGGTCAGCGGCAACTTCGACGACTGCCTGGCGATGGCGGGCAAGCTGTCCCAGGATTACCCGGTGGCGCTGGTCAACTCGGTGAACATCGACCGGCTGCACGGCCAGAAGACCGCCGCGTTCGAGATCGTCGAGGCGCTCGGCGACGCGCCGGACATCCACTGCCTGCCGGTCGGCAACGCGGGCAACATCAGCGCGTACTGGATGGGCTACAACGAGGACGTCGCGGCGGGCAACGCCACGAAGGCCCCGAAGATGTACGGCTTCCAGGCCGCCGGCTCCGCCCCGATCGTCAACGGGGCGGTCGTGCCGAACCCGTCGACGATCGCCACCGCGATCCGGATCGGCAACCCCGCCTCGTGGACCAAGGCCCTGGACGCGCGTGACGCCTCCGGCGGCCTCATCGACGCCGTCACCGACCGCGAGATCCTCTCGGCATACCGGCTGCTGGCCCGCGAGGTCGGCGTCTTCGTCGAGCTGGGCTCGGCGGCGAGCGTGGCGGGCCTGCTGCAGGCGGCCGCGGCCGGCAAGGTGCCGCACGGCTCGCGCATCGTGTGCACGGTGACCGGCCACGGCCTGAAGGACCCGGAGTGGGCCATCTCGACCGCGCCCGCCCCGACCACCATCGGCAATGATCCGCTGGCCGCGGCGCGCGAACTCGGCCTCGCCTGA
- the rho gene encoding transcription termination factor Rho, protein MSDTTDMTSDVSHVADDASTGRRRRSAGSGLSAKLLPELQTMAAGLGITGTARMRKGELIAAITASQGGGAPRPRADVAAAAAPAREEVRAEVREVAAEPAPTAAEGAEPRGERRSRRAPEPRGEAEAPAEGRENRRESRRERAERGDRGDRAERGDRPERGERNAERGERTERGDRPERGDRPERGERAERGDRPERGERAADRGNDRGNDRGPDRGGFDGDEDGDGRRGRRSRFRDRRRGRERGETVGAGGGGEPHVGEDDVLVPVAGIVDVLDNYAFVRTTGYLSGPNDVYVSMSQVKKYGLRRGDAITGAVKASPRDGEQRRDKYNPLVRLDTVNGMEPEEARRRGEFYKLTPLYPQDRLRLETEPHILTTRVIDLVMPIGKGQRALIVSPPKAGKTMVLQALANAITTNNPECHLMVVLVDERPEEVTDMQRSVKGEVIASTFDRPPQDHTTVAELAIERAKRLVELGHDVVVLLDSITRLGRAYNLAAPASGRILSGGIDSTALYPPKRFLGAARNIENGGSLTILATALVETGSMMDTVIFEEFKGTGNAELKLDRKIADKRIFPAIDIDPSGTRKEEILLAPEELVIVHKLRKVLHSLDSQAALDLLLDKLKQTRTNIEFLMQIAKSTPNE, encoded by the coding sequence TTGAGCGACACCACCGACATGACGTCGGATGTCTCCCACGTCGCTGACGACGCCTCCACCGGCCGGCGCCGCCGCTCCGCCGGCAGCGGTCTCTCCGCGAAGCTGCTGCCTGAGTTGCAGACCATGGCAGCGGGGTTGGGTATCACGGGCACCGCACGCATGCGCAAGGGCGAGCTGATCGCCGCGATCACGGCCAGCCAGGGCGGCGGCGCACCGCGCCCCCGCGCTGACGTCGCCGCGGCCGCGGCCCCGGCTCGCGAGGAGGTGCGGGCCGAGGTCCGCGAGGTCGCGGCCGAGCCCGCGCCGACAGCAGCCGAGGGCGCCGAGCCGCGTGGCGAGCGTCGTAGCCGCCGCGCTCCGGAGCCCCGTGGTGAGGCGGAGGCGCCGGCCGAGGGCCGCGAGAACCGTCGTGAGTCCCGCCGCGAGCGCGCCGAGCGAGGCGACCGGGGTGACCGTGCCGAGCGCGGCGACCGGCCCGAGCGCGGGGAGCGCAACGCCGAGCGCGGTGAGCGCACCGAGCGCGGTGACCGGCCCGAGCGTGGTGACCGGCCCGAGCGCGGGGAGCGTGCCGAGCGCGGCGACCGGCCGGAGCGCGGGGAGCGTGCCGCCGACCGCGGTAACGACCGTGGCAACGACCGCGGTCCCGACCGGGGCGGGTTCGACGGCGACGAGGACGGCGACGGCCGTCGCGGCCGGCGCAGCCGGTTCCGTGACCGCCGCCGTGGCCGCGAGCGCGGCGAGACGGTCGGCGCAGGCGGCGGCGGTGAGCCGCACGTGGGTGAGGACGACGTGCTCGTGCCGGTCGCCGGCATCGTCGACGTCCTGGACAACTACGCCTTCGTGCGCACCACCGGCTACCTCTCCGGCCCCAACGACGTCTACGTGTCGATGTCGCAGGTGAAGAAGTACGGCCTGCGCCGCGGCGACGCCATCACCGGCGCCGTCAAGGCCAGCCCGCGCGACGGCGAGCAGCGGCGGGACAAGTACAACCCGCTGGTGCGCCTGGACACCGTCAACGGCATGGAGCCCGAGGAGGCCCGCCGCCGTGGCGAGTTCTACAAGCTCACTCCGCTGTACCCGCAGGACCGCCTGCGTCTGGAGACCGAGCCGCACATCCTCACCACCCGGGTCATCGACCTGGTCATGCCGATCGGCAAGGGCCAGCGTGCGCTGATCGTCTCCCCGCCCAAGGCCGGCAAGACCATGGTCCTGCAGGCGCTGGCGAACGCGATCACCACGAACAACCCGGAGTGCCACCTGATGGTGGTGCTGGTGGACGAGCGGCCTGAAGAGGTCACCGACATGCAGCGCTCGGTCAAGGGCGAGGTCATCGCCTCGACGTTCGACCGGCCGCCGCAGGACCACACCACCGTCGCCGAGCTGGCGATCGAGCGGGCCAAGCGCCTGGTCGAGCTGGGTCACGACGTGGTGGTGCTGCTGGACTCGATCACGCGTCTGGGCCGGGCCTACAACCTGGCCGCGCCGGCCTCCGGCCGCATCCTGTCCGGTGGTATCGACTCGACCGCGCTGTACCCGCCCAAGCGCTTCCTCGGCGCGGCCCGCAACATCGAGAACGGCGGCTCGCTCACCATCCTCGCCACGGCGCTGGTGGAGACGGGCTCCATGATGGACACGGTCATCTTCGAGGAGTTCAAGGGCACGGGTAACGCCGAGCTCAAGCTCGACCGGAAGATCGCCGACAAGCGCATCTTCCCGGCCATCGACATCGACCCGTCCGGCACCCGCAAGGAGGAGATCCTGCTGGCGCCGGAGGAGCTGGTCATCGTGCACAAGCTCCGCAAGGTCCTGCACTCGCTGGACTCGCAGGCGGCCCTGGATCTGCTGCTCGACAAGCTCAAGCAGACCCGGACCAACATCGAGTTCCTGATGCAGATCGCGAAGAGCACTCCCAACGAGTGA
- a CDS encoding MFS transporter: MLRVLTRSADFRRLFLAEVIVFGADWFVMVPLLVLLNRETGQGLWGGLALAVETGTVALLLPYAGTIADRFNRKHILIASNLSALVAVGGLFLVRGPGAGPIALVALGALAAAKAFYTPAANAAVPNLVDPADMGPAMAVNGTAWGTMTVVASSLGGVVTEWLSPYACFGLVAVSLATSALLTSRIKRPTQDALPAVSRPAFAAIREAMGYLRREPRLLALVTVKSAVGTGNGLLATFPLIAATFGVGARGLGLMFAVRGLGSVVGPFLFRAALARPHWLFPALALSMSTYGLVYLGVAGAAWFPLVLAGIFLAHAAGGGNWVMSNYAIAQEVPDELRGRVNATDTMIAMLAVTVSQLVVGAFVDSVDWRVLVACCGVTTLSYAVGWFLVTRRIPVQVPAAALAD; this comes from the coding sequence GTGCTCAGGGTCCTTACGCGTAGCGCCGACTTCCGCCGCCTGTTCCTCGCCGAGGTCATCGTCTTCGGCGCGGACTGGTTCGTCATGGTTCCGCTGCTGGTGCTGCTCAACCGGGAGACCGGCCAGGGCCTGTGGGGCGGGCTGGCGCTCGCCGTGGAGACGGGCACGGTCGCGCTGCTGCTGCCGTACGCGGGCACCATCGCCGACCGGTTCAACCGCAAGCACATCCTGATCGCCTCCAACCTGTCCGCGCTGGTCGCGGTCGGCGGCCTGTTCCTGGTACGCGGCCCCGGCGCGGGCCCCATCGCGCTGGTGGCGCTAGGCGCGCTCGCCGCGGCGAAGGCGTTCTACACCCCGGCCGCCAACGCGGCGGTGCCGAACCTGGTCGACCCCGCCGACATGGGCCCGGCGATGGCCGTCAACGGCACCGCGTGGGGCACCATGACCGTGGTCGCCTCGTCGCTGGGCGGCGTGGTCACCGAGTGGCTGTCGCCGTACGCCTGCTTCGGCCTGGTCGCGGTGAGCCTGGCGACCTCGGCGCTGCTCACCTCGCGGATCAAGCGCCCGACCCAGGACGCGCTGCCCGCGGTGTCGCGTCCGGCGTTCGCGGCGATCCGGGAGGCGATGGGCTACCTGCGCCGCGAGCCGCGCCTGCTGGCCCTGGTCACCGTGAAGTCGGCGGTGGGCACCGGCAACGGCCTGCTGGCCACGTTCCCGCTGATCGCCGCGACGTTCGGGGTGGGCGCGCGCGGGCTGGGCCTGATGTTCGCGGTGCGCGGGCTGGGCAGCGTGGTCGGCCCGTTCCTGTTCCGGGCGGCGCTGGCCCGGCCGCACTGGCTGTTCCCGGCCCTGGCGCTGTCCATGTCCACGTACGGGCTGGTCTACCTCGGCGTGGCCGGGGCCGCCTGGTTCCCGCTGGTGCTGGCGGGCATCTTCCTGGCGCACGCGGCCGGCGGCGGCAACTGGGTGATGTCGAACTACGCGATCGCCCAGGAGGTGCCCGACGAGCTGCGCGGCCGCGTCAACGCCACGGACACGATGATCGCCATGCTCGCGGTGACCGTGTCCCAGCTGGTCGTGGGCGCGTTCGTGGACTCAGTGGACTGGCGGGTGCTGGTCGCCTGCTGCGGCGTCACCACGCTGTCGTACGCCGTGGGCTGGTTCCTGGTCACCCGGCGGATCCCGGTGCAGGTCCCGGCGGCGGCGCTCGCCGACTGA
- the lysA gene encoding diaminopimelate decarboxylase, protein MRAHEAGALHGDFGHQGPSWLRTPADVNELMAPLWPRTARKDDDGVLQVGGRDVASLAQEFGTPAYLLDEEDFRARCRDFKAGFAGADVYYAGKAFLCRAIVRILVEEEMNLDVCSGGELATALAAGMDPARLALHGNNKSVRELTRAVEAGVGRIVVDSFDEIERLSAIARERGVRPRVMIRVTVGVEAHTHEFIATAHEDQKFGFSLAGGKAFEAARLILEQDTLELRGLHSHIGSQIFDTSGFEVSARRVLTLQERIRTELGAELPELDLGGGFGIAYTSQDTPSPAGDLAERMFKIVADECRGLGIAQPHLSVEPGRAIVGPSTFTLYEVGTVKPLDGLRTYVSVDGGMSDNIRTALYDASYSATLASRASQAEPILARVVGKHCEAGDVVVKDEFLPADVRPGDLIAVPGTGAYCRSMASNYNHVPRPPVVAVRDGQARVIVRRETEDDLLALDVG, encoded by the coding sequence ATGAGAGCCCATGAGGCAGGTGCCCTGCACGGCGACTTCGGGCACCAGGGACCTTCCTGGCTGCGTACGCCCGCTGATGTGAACGAGCTGATGGCGCCGCTGTGGCCGCGCACCGCCCGCAAGGACGACGACGGCGTGCTGCAGGTCGGCGGCCGGGACGTGGCGTCCCTGGCGCAGGAGTTCGGCACCCCGGCGTACCTGCTCGACGAGGAGGACTTCCGGGCCCGCTGCCGCGACTTCAAGGCCGGCTTCGCCGGGGCGGACGTGTACTACGCGGGCAAGGCGTTCCTGTGCCGGGCGATCGTGCGCATCCTGGTCGAGGAGGAGATGAACCTCGACGTGTGCAGCGGCGGCGAGCTGGCCACCGCGCTCGCGGCGGGCATGGACCCGGCCCGGCTCGCGCTGCACGGCAACAACAAGTCGGTACGCGAGCTGACCCGCGCCGTCGAGGCCGGGGTGGGCCGGATCGTGGTCGACTCGTTCGACGAGATCGAGCGGCTGTCCGCGATCGCCCGCGAGCGCGGGGTCCGCCCGCGCGTCATGATCCGGGTGACCGTCGGCGTGGAGGCGCACACCCACGAGTTCATCGCGACCGCGCACGAGGACCAGAAGTTCGGCTTCTCGCTGGCGGGCGGCAAGGCGTTCGAGGCGGCCCGGCTCATCCTGGAGCAGGACACGCTGGAGCTGCGCGGCCTGCACTCGCACATCGGCTCACAGATCTTCGACACGTCGGGCTTCGAGGTCAGCGCCCGCCGGGTGCTCACGCTGCAGGAGCGCATCCGCACCGAGCTGGGCGCGGAACTGCCCGAGCTGGACCTGGGCGGCGGCTTCGGCATCGCGTACACCAGCCAGGACACGCCCTCGCCGGCCGGTGACCTGGCCGAGCGGATGTTCAAGATCGTGGCGGACGAGTGCCGCGGTCTGGGGATCGCCCAGCCGCACCTGTCCGTGGAGCCGGGCCGTGCCATCGTCGGCCCGTCCACCTTCACGCTGTACGAGGTCGGCACGGTCAAGCCGCTCGACGGACTGCGCACGTACGTGAGCGTGGACGGCGGCATGAGCGACAACATCCGCACCGCGCTCTACGACGCGTCGTACTCGGCGACGCTGGCGTCGCGTGCGTCACAGGCGGAGCCGATTCTTGCCCGCGTGGTGGGAAAACATTGTGAGGCCGGGGACGTGGTGGTGAAGGATGAATTCCTGCCCGCTGACGTCCGGCCCGGAGATCTTATCGCGGTGCCGGGAACCGGCGCCTACTGCCGGAGCATGGCCAGCAACTACAACCACGTGCCCCGGCCGCCGGTGGTGGCCGTGCGCGACGGGCAGGCACGGGTGATCGTGCGCAGGGAGACCGAGGACGATCTCCTGGCGTTGGACGTGGGGTAG
- a CDS encoding alpha/beta hydrolase yields the protein MADKPTIVLVHGFWGGAAHWAKVIVELHRRGYDALRAVENPLTSLADDAERTRRMVRQVSGPVLLVGHSYGGAVLTEAGDLPNVTGLVYIAAFAPDAGESPGQITQELPPAAIANVGPPDSDGYLWIRQDMFHESFCQDLPADEALVMAVTQKAPLASTFGDAITAPAWRAKPTWYQVSTQDRMINPDNQRRMAARMSPRRTVELDTGHASLASLPGPVTDLIVEAAQAG from the coding sequence ATGGCAGACAAGCCGACCATCGTCCTGGTCCACGGGTTCTGGGGCGGCGCGGCCCACTGGGCCAAGGTCATCGTCGAACTGCACCGCCGCGGCTACGACGCGCTGCGCGCCGTGGAGAACCCGCTCACCTCACTGGCCGACGACGCCGAGCGCACCCGCCGCATGGTGCGCCAGGTGTCGGGGCCGGTGCTGCTGGTCGGCCATTCGTACGGCGGCGCGGTGCTCACCGAAGCCGGGGACCTGCCCAACGTGACCGGCCTGGTCTACATCGCGGCGTTCGCGCCCGACGCCGGGGAGAGCCCCGGCCAGATCACCCAGGAGCTGCCGCCCGCGGCCATCGCGAACGTCGGGCCGCCCGACTCCGACGGCTACCTGTGGATCCGCCAGGACATGTTCCACGAGAGCTTCTGCCAGGACCTGCCCGCCGACGAGGCCCTGGTCATGGCGGTGACCCAGAAGGCGCCCCTGGCCTCCACGTTCGGCGACGCGATCACTGCGCCCGCCTGGCGGGCCAAGCCCACCTGGTATCAGGTCTCCACCCAGGACCGCATGATCAATCCGGACAACCAGCGCCGGATGGCCGCGCGCATGAGCCCCCGGCGGACCGTCGAGCTGGACACGGGCCACGCCTCGCTGGCCTCGCTGCCGGGCCCGGTCACCGATCTGATCGTCGAGGCGGCGCAGGCGGGCTGA
- a CDS encoding homoserine dehydrogenase: protein MADSVKVALLGCGAVGSEVVRLLHEQADDLTARIGAPVELVGIAVRRAGRDRSDLPVKPDLFTTDALGLVKRDDVDVVIEVVGGIEPARTWLVEALRSGKSVITGNKALLAEDGGSLHDAAAEGGADLYYEASVAGAIPLLRPLRESLHGDRITQVTGIVNGTTNFILSAMDATGAGFSEALEEATALGYAEADPTADVEGFDAAAKAAILASLAFHTRVKAADVYREGITEVSAADVASAKAMGCTIKLLCIAGRTADGGVSVRVHPAMIPRTHPLAGVGEAFNAVFVEAEAAGQLMFYGRGAGGAPTASAVLGDLVAVGRNRLAGVRAASESAYADLAVHPMGEVSTRYHVSLDVADRAGVLAAVAGVFARHDVSIATVNQSGRGDEASLVIVTHSAPDSALAATVAELRTLDFVRAVASVLRVEF, encoded by the coding sequence GTGGCTGACTCGGTCAAGGTGGCGTTGCTGGGATGCGGCGCCGTCGGCTCGGAGGTCGTACGCCTGCTGCACGAGCAGGCCGACGACCTCACGGCGCGTATCGGCGCACCCGTCGAGCTGGTCGGCATCGCCGTCCGCAGAGCGGGCCGCGACCGCAGTGACCTGCCGGTCAAGCCGGACCTGTTCACCACCGACGCCCTCGGCCTGGTCAAGCGGGACGACGTGGACGTGGTCATCGAGGTGGTGGGCGGCATCGAGCCCGCCCGCACCTGGCTGGTCGAGGCGCTGCGCTCGGGCAAGAGCGTGATCACGGGGAACAAGGCGCTGCTGGCCGAGGACGGCGGCAGCCTGCACGACGCCGCCGCCGAGGGCGGCGCGGACCTGTACTACGAAGCGTCGGTGGCGGGCGCGATCCCGCTGCTGCGCCCGCTGCGCGAGTCCCTGCACGGCGACCGCATCACCCAGGTCACCGGCATCGTGAACGGCACCACGAACTTCATCCTCTCCGCGATGGACGCCACCGGTGCGGGCTTCTCCGAGGCCCTCGAAGAGGCGACCGCGCTGGGCTACGCCGAGGCCGACCCGACCGCCGACGTCGAGGGCTTCGACGCCGCCGCGAAGGCCGCGATCCTGGCCAGCCTGGCCTTCCACACCCGGGTGAAGGCCGCCGACGTCTACCGCGAGGGCATCACCGAGGTCAGCGCGGCCGACGTGGCCAGCGCCAAGGCCATGGGCTGCACGATCAAGCTGCTGTGCATCGCGGGCCGCACCGCCGACGGCGGCGTCAGCGTGCGTGTGCACCCGGCGATGATCCCGCGCACCCACCCGCTGGCCGGCGTCGGCGAGGCGTTCAACGCGGTGTTCGTCGAGGCCGAGGCCGCCGGGCAGCTGATGTTCTACGGCCGCGGCGCGGGCGGCGCGCCCACCGCGAGCGCCGTGCTCGGCGACCTGGTCGCCGTGGGCCGCAACCGCCTGGCCGGGGTGCGCGCCGCCAGCGAGTCCGCCTACGCCGACCTCGCCGTCCACCCGATGGGCGAGGTGAGCACGCGCTACCACGTCTCGCTCGACGTGGCCGACCGCGCCGGCGTGCTGGCCGCGGTCGCCGGCGTCTTCGCCCGCCACGACGTCTCCATCGCCACCGTCAACCAGTCGGGCCGCGGCGACGAGGCCAGCCTCGTCATCGTCACCCACTCCGCCCCCGACAGCGCCCTCGCCGCCACCGTCGCCGAACTCCGCACCCTCGACTTCGTCCGAGCCGTGGCCTCCGTCCTCCGCGTCGAGTTCTGA
- a CDS encoding SPFH domain-containing protein, which produces MQRKAFRVSGFIMVVVALLVAAAMVAVIAANAGKPGTDGVIGLTVAVGTLLLVLIATGFIVISPNDARVVQFFGKYVGTIGEPGFHWTWPMTEKSKISKRLRNFESNRLKVSDADGNPVEIAAVVVWRVVDTYAAKFAVDDFVHFVEVQAETAVRHLATSYPYEAHASGRTSLRDSAAASEELTAELRERVTLAGVEVVESRITHLAYAAEIAQAMLARQQAQAIVAARSTIVEGAVGMVSSALEQLREQGVVDLDEERKAHMVSNLLVVLCGDRNAQPVVNTGSLY; this is translated from the coding sequence ATGCAGCGTAAAGCGTTCCGGGTTTCCGGGTTCATCATGGTCGTCGTGGCGCTGCTGGTCGCGGCTGCCATGGTCGCCGTCATCGCCGCGAACGCGGGCAAGCCCGGCACCGACGGCGTCATCGGCCTGACCGTCGCGGTGGGCACGCTGCTGCTCGTGCTGATCGCGACCGGGTTCATCGTGATCAGCCCGAACGACGCCCGGGTCGTCCAGTTCTTCGGCAAGTACGTCGGCACGATCGGCGAGCCGGGCTTCCACTGGACCTGGCCGATGACCGAGAAGTCGAAGATCTCCAAGCGGCTCCGGAACTTCGAGTCCAACCGGCTGAAGGTCTCCGACGCCGACGGCAACCCGGTCGAGATCGCCGCGGTCGTGGTGTGGCGGGTCGTGGACACCTACGCGGCCAAGTTCGCGGTGGACGACTTCGTGCACTTCGTCGAGGTGCAGGCCGAGACCGCGGTGCGGCACCTGGCCACCAGCTACCCGTACGAGGCGCACGCCAGCGGCCGGACCAGCCTGCGTGACAGCGCCGCCGCCAGCGAGGAGCTCACCGCGGAGCTGCGCGAGCGGGTCACCCTGGCGGGCGTCGAGGTGGTCGAGTCGCGGATCACCCATCTCGCCTATGCTGCGGAGATCGCGCAGGCGATGCTGGCCCGCCAGCAGGCGCAGGCCATCGTCGCGGCGCGGTCCACCATCGTGGAGGGCGCGGTCGGCATGGTCTCCAGCGCGCTGGAGCAGCTGCGCGAGCAGGGCGTGGTCGACCTGGACGAGGAGCGTAAGGCGCACATGGTGTCGAACCTGCTGGTGGTGCTGTGCGGCGACCGCAACGCGCAGCCCGTCGTCAACACGGGCTCCCTCTACTGA